A stretch of Phoenix dactylifera cultivar Barhee BC4 chromosome 16, palm_55x_up_171113_PBpolish2nd_filt_p, whole genome shotgun sequence DNA encodes these proteins:
- the LOC103713670 gene encoding protein CROWDED NUCLEI 4-like isoform X3 → MASPRPRSSPLGPGAARSPASTVAGASPPASGAAPLGDEAIWRRLREAGFDEESVKRRDKAALVAYISMVESEIEKALHDMCAESAETKIAYENKLAEVRQMMEAAQEKFDEAERKLLAAESLHAEASRSRNAALRTLQDVEAREDKLRRDRISFKFECDAKEQDINCDRQILYDRQKILHEEQERLIAAQTLLNQREEYIFERSKELSCFEKELERTRTNLEEEHRALSEEKSDLDLKIAALATREESMIKRESLLEKRECELLMLQEKIACKEHDEIKRLTDKHQSALERKRSEFEAELEHRCKMLEDEMEAKRTACEVREAELSNRENAIQEREHCIKLELSALAEKEENVAKKMKLLEEREQNLHSTQKAAEIEMQNLQKEREDMLKMKLDLENYKSSLEDEKKGLLCVQEKLELTIAERNELLVLERKLKEEIDSLRAQKMELVAEADTLKAEKEKFEIEWELIDEKREELRKEAEWVAEERKAVDRYLKDEHDSIKLEKENLRSQFKSDVESLSREREEFLGKMELEHSDWFCKIQQEREDFVRDIMIQRKELENCIDKRREEIETYLKEREGAFEQEKARELQHINSQKESIAKELKRVASEMQKLNDERMEIAQDREKREKEWSEIKNSIEALNVQREKLQKQRELLHLDKEEIYQQIQRLKKLEDLDIESENRALSETPNKWRVTLKTNMNSDVVQDIHDPNGRQVTANGGSKLKLLSEKTPEVSPPTPINLSWVRKCAEVIFKRSSEKNLEHVECKNPVKFGKVSEGNDLNSPKSVYYRKKNSRDGKRISMSKWKDLQDPSVASQKMESKGHERTGRKEMQSARSDSLLVESNEGLRIAKIESNTNKEVGELIEDCEEKSGNTDSALPLGRKRHNNALSHDQADMQLEPSQKHQRKTKQNGSADVEGIASNCLFGMRMPNSDDCDSASLNPTSGCEELLVGCKDQECENPEVSIPKSPEVSRNTSAVSHSHIFENGNLHGSGSSFLVGDGMLLSSSNFHEIMKKQEKVEEQVIIEAEEPSKVITKPAMELISNDGDEIKELDGSNQDGDNEVEDEEDENSLSAKQKLWKFLIT, encoded by the exons ATGGCGAGCCCGCGGCCGAGATCCTCGCCGCTGGGGCCAGGCGCCGCCCGATCGCCGGCTTCGACGGTCGCCGGAGCTTCCCCGCCGGCGAGCGGCGCGGCCCCGCTGGGGGATGAGGCGATCTGGAGGCGGCTCCGGGAGGCGGGGTTCGATGAGGAGTCGGTGAAGAGGAGGGACAAGGCTGCCCTCGTTGCCTACATCTCCATGGTCGAATCCGAG ATTGAGAAAGCCTTACATGATATGTGTGCTGAATCGGCTGAAACAAAAATTGCATATGAAAATAAACTGGCTGAAGTTCGTCAAATGATGGAAGCTGCACAAGAGAAATTTGATGAGGCAGAAAGAAAGTTGCTTGCAGCAGAATCCTTGCATGCAGAAGCCAGCCGGAGCCGTAATGCTGCATTAAGAACCTTACAGGATGTTGAAGCCCGTGAAGATAAGCTTAGGAGGGATCGTATTTCTTTTAAGTTTGA ATGTGATGCTAAGGAGCAAGACATTAACTGCGACAGGCAAATCCTATATGACAGGcagaaaattcttcatgagGAGCAAGAGAGGTTGATAGCAGCGCAGACCTTATTAAATCAGAGGGAGGAATATATCTTTGAAAGATCAAAAGAATTAAGCTGCTTCGAAAAAGAATTGGAAAGAACAAGAAcaaatcttgaagaagaacacagAGCTCTAAGCGAAGAAAAGTCCGATTTGGATCTAAAGATAGCTGCTCTTGCAACTAGGGAGGAG tCCATGATCAAGAGGGAATCATTGCTTGAGAAAAGAGAGTGCGAGTTGCTAATGTTACAAGAAAAGATTGCCTGCAAAGAACAT GATGAGATTAAAAGACTTACGGATAAACATCAATCTGCTCTGGAAAGGAAGAGAAGTGAATTTGAAGCTGAATTGGAACACAGATGCAAGATGTTAGAGGATGAGATGGAGGCCAAACGAACAGCTTGTGAGGTTAGGGAGGCTGAACTCAGTAACAGAGAAAATGCTATTCAGGAAAGAGAACACTGTATTAAGCTTGAGTTGAGTGCATTagcagaaaaggaagagaatgtAGCTAAAAAAATGAAATTACTGGAGGAGAGAGAACAAAATCTACATTCTACCCAAAAAGCAGCAGAAATTGAGATGCAAAATTTgcagaaggaaagagaagataTGCTGAAGATGAAACTAGACCTTGAGAATTATAAATCTTCCCTAGAAGATGAAAAGAAAGGGCTTCTTTGTGTACAGGAGAAACTGGAGCTAACCATAGCTGAGAGAAATGAGCTTCTTGTTCTGGAAAGAAAACTTAAAGAAGAAATTGATAGTCTTAGAGCCCAAAAAATGGAACTTGTAGCTGAAGCTGATACATTGAAGGCAGAAAAGGAGAAGTTTGAGATTGAGTGGGAACTAATTgatgaaaaaagagaagagttaCGGAAAGAGGCAGAATGGGTTGCTGAAGAGAGAAAAGCAGTGGACCGGTACCTTAAAGATGAACATGATAGCATTAAATTGGAGAAGGAAAATTTGCGCAGTCAGTTTAAGAGTGATGTTGAGTCCTTGTCTCGTGAGCGGGAGGAATTTTTAGGCAAGATGGAGCTTGAACATTCAGATTGGTTCTGCAAGATTCAGCAAGAAAGAGAGGATTTTGTGAGAGACATCATGATTCAGAGGAAGGAATTAGAAAATTGTATTGATAAAAGACGAGAGGAAATTGAAACTTATTtaaaagaaagggagggagCATTTGAACAAGAAAAGGCCAGGGAACTCCAGCATATAAATTCTCAAAAGGAATCGATTGCCAAGGAGTTGAAACGTGTCGCATCTGAGATGCAAAAGCTTAATGATGAGCGAATGGAGATTGCTCAGGACCGtgagaagagggagaaagagtgGTCTGAGATAAAGAACTCCATTGAAGCACTCAATGTTCAACGGGAGAAGCTACAGAAGCAGAGAGAATTATTGCATTTGGATAAAGAAGAAATTTATCAACAGATTCAACGCCTTAAAAAATTGGAAGATCTGGATATTGAATCCGAAAATAGGGCTCTATCTGAGACACCTAATAAATGGAGGGTTACTTTGAAAACAAACATGAATTCAGATGTTGTGCAAGATATTCATGATCCAAATGGACGGCAGGTTACTGCTAACGGTGGTTCTAAACTAAAGTTACTTTCTGAAAAGACTCCAGAGGTTTCACCTCCCACACCCATTAATCTATCCTGGGTCAGGAAATGTGCCGAGGTGATATTCAAGCGTTCTtcagaaaaaaatttagaacatGTTGAATGCAAAAACCCAGTCAAGTTTGGGAAAGTGTCAGAAGGAAATGATTTAAACTCTCCAAAGTCTGTTTATTATAGGAAAAAAAACTCCAGAGATGGTAAAAGAATTAGCATGTCAAAATGGAAAGACCTTCAAGATCCATCTGTTGCATCTCAGAAAATGGAGTCAAAGGGTCATGAGAGAACGGGAAGAAAGGAGATGCAGTCTGCGAGATCTGATTCTCTGCTTGTGGAAAGTAATGAAGGCTTGCGTATTGCCAAAATTGAAAGTAACACAAATAAGGAAGTCGGCGAACTTATTGAAGATTGTGAGGAGAAATCTGGAAATACTGACAGTGCATTGCCCCTGGGAAGAAAAAGACATAACAATGCATTATCTCATGATCAGGCCGACATGCAGTTAGAACCAAGTCAGAAGCACCAGAGAAAAACAAAGCAGAATGGGAGTGCTGATGTGGAAGGAATTGCTTCTAACTG CCTGTTTGGAATGCGAATGCCAAACTCAGATGACTGTGACTCAGCATCACTCAACCCCACATCAGGATGTGAAGAACTGCTTGTGGGGTGCAAAGATCAAGAATGTGAAAACCCCGAAGTTTCAATTCCAAAGTCACCAGAAGTTTCTCGGAATACATCTGCAGTGTCGCATTCTCATATTTTTGAAAATGGAAATTTGCATGGATCAGGAAGTTCTTTCCTTGTTGGAGATGGCATGCTATTGTCAAGTTCAAATTTTCATGAAATAAtgaagaaacaagaaaaagTAGAAGAGCAAGTGATCATTGAGGCTGAAGAACCGTCCAAGGTGATTACTAAG CCTGCAATGGAACTAATTTCCAATGATGGTGATGAAATTAAAGAGCTAGATGGATCCAACCAAGATGGTGACAATGAAGTTGAGGATGAGGAGGATGAGAATAGTTTATCGGCGAAACAGAAGTTGTGGAAATTTCTTATTACCTGA
- the LOC103713670 gene encoding protein CROWDED NUCLEI 4-like isoform X1 has protein sequence MASPRPRSSPLGPGAARSPASTVAGASPPASGAAPLGDEAIWRRLREAGFDEESVKRRDKAALVAYISMVESERYDCQHHMGLLILERKEWTSKYEQVKASAESAEVVYRNEKAAHLSAIAEARKREESLKKALGIEKECVANIEKALHDMCAESAETKIAYENKLAEVRQMMEAAQEKFDEAERKLLAAESLHAEASRSRNAALRTLQDVEAREDKLRRDRISFKFECDAKEQDINCDRQILYDRQKILHEEQERLIAAQTLLNQREEYIFERSKELSCFEKELERTRTNLEEEHRALSEEKSDLDLKIAALATREESMIKRESLLEKRECELLMLQEKIACKEHDEIKRLTDKHQSALERKRSEFEAELEHRCKMLEDEMEAKRTACEVREAELSNRENAIQEREHCIKLELSALAEKEENVAKKMKLLEEREQNLHSTQKAAEIEMQNLQKEREDMLKMKLDLENYKSSLEDEKKGLLCVQEKLELTIAERNELLVLERKLKEEIDSLRAQKMELVAEADTLKAEKEKFEIEWELIDEKREELRKEAEWVAEERKAVDRYLKDEHDSIKLEKENLRSQFKSDVESLSREREEFLGKMELEHSDWFCKIQQEREDFVRDIMIQRKELENCIDKRREEIETYLKEREGAFEQEKARELQHINSQKESIAKELKRVASEMQKLNDERMEIAQDREKREKEWSEIKNSIEALNVQREKLQKQRELLHLDKEEIYQQIQRLKKLEDLDIESENRALSETPNKWRVTLKTNMNSDVVQDIHDPNGRQVTANGGSKLKLLSEKTPEVSPPTPINLSWVRKCAEVIFKRSSEKNLEHVECKNPVKFGKVSEGNDLNSPKSVYYRKKNSRDGKRISMSKWKDLQDPSVASQKMESKGHERTGRKEMQSARSDSLLVESNEGLRIAKIESNTNKEVGELIEDCEEKSGNTDSALPLGRKRHNNALSHDQADMQLEPSQKHQRKTKQNGSADVEGIASNCLFGMRMPNSDDCDSASLNPTSGCEELLVGCKDQECENPEVSIPKSPEVSRNTSAVSHSHIFENGNLHGSGSSFLVGDGMLLSSSNFHEIMKKQEKVEEQVIIEAEEPSKVITKPAMELISNDGDEIKELDGSNQDGDNEVEDEEDENSLSAKQKLWKFLIT, from the exons ATGGCGAGCCCGCGGCCGAGATCCTCGCCGCTGGGGCCAGGCGCCGCCCGATCGCCGGCTTCGACGGTCGCCGGAGCTTCCCCGCCGGCGAGCGGCGCGGCCCCGCTGGGGGATGAGGCGATCTGGAGGCGGCTCCGGGAGGCGGGGTTCGATGAGGAGTCGGTGAAGAGGAGGGACAAGGCTGCCCTCGTTGCCTACATCTCCATGGTCGAATCCGAG AGATATGACTGTCAACACCACATGGGGCTTCTTATATTGGAGAGGAAGGAGTGGACATCCAAATATGAACAAGTTAAAGCTTCTGCTGAGTCTGCTGAGGTTGTATACCGAAATGAGAAAGCAGCACATTTATCTGCTATAGCGGAAGCAAGGAAACGAGAAGAGAGCCTAAAGAAAGCTTTAGGAATTGAGAAAGAATGTGTTGCAAAT ATTGAGAAAGCCTTACATGATATGTGTGCTGAATCGGCTGAAACAAAAATTGCATATGAAAATAAACTGGCTGAAGTTCGTCAAATGATGGAAGCTGCACAAGAGAAATTTGATGAGGCAGAAAGAAAGTTGCTTGCAGCAGAATCCTTGCATGCAGAAGCCAGCCGGAGCCGTAATGCTGCATTAAGAACCTTACAGGATGTTGAAGCCCGTGAAGATAAGCTTAGGAGGGATCGTATTTCTTTTAAGTTTGA ATGTGATGCTAAGGAGCAAGACATTAACTGCGACAGGCAAATCCTATATGACAGGcagaaaattcttcatgagGAGCAAGAGAGGTTGATAGCAGCGCAGACCTTATTAAATCAGAGGGAGGAATATATCTTTGAAAGATCAAAAGAATTAAGCTGCTTCGAAAAAGAATTGGAAAGAACAAGAAcaaatcttgaagaagaacacagAGCTCTAAGCGAAGAAAAGTCCGATTTGGATCTAAAGATAGCTGCTCTTGCAACTAGGGAGGAG tCCATGATCAAGAGGGAATCATTGCTTGAGAAAAGAGAGTGCGAGTTGCTAATGTTACAAGAAAAGATTGCCTGCAAAGAACAT GATGAGATTAAAAGACTTACGGATAAACATCAATCTGCTCTGGAAAGGAAGAGAAGTGAATTTGAAGCTGAATTGGAACACAGATGCAAGATGTTAGAGGATGAGATGGAGGCCAAACGAACAGCTTGTGAGGTTAGGGAGGCTGAACTCAGTAACAGAGAAAATGCTATTCAGGAAAGAGAACACTGTATTAAGCTTGAGTTGAGTGCATTagcagaaaaggaagagaatgtAGCTAAAAAAATGAAATTACTGGAGGAGAGAGAACAAAATCTACATTCTACCCAAAAAGCAGCAGAAATTGAGATGCAAAATTTgcagaaggaaagagaagataTGCTGAAGATGAAACTAGACCTTGAGAATTATAAATCTTCCCTAGAAGATGAAAAGAAAGGGCTTCTTTGTGTACAGGAGAAACTGGAGCTAACCATAGCTGAGAGAAATGAGCTTCTTGTTCTGGAAAGAAAACTTAAAGAAGAAATTGATAGTCTTAGAGCCCAAAAAATGGAACTTGTAGCTGAAGCTGATACATTGAAGGCAGAAAAGGAGAAGTTTGAGATTGAGTGGGAACTAATTgatgaaaaaagagaagagttaCGGAAAGAGGCAGAATGGGTTGCTGAAGAGAGAAAAGCAGTGGACCGGTACCTTAAAGATGAACATGATAGCATTAAATTGGAGAAGGAAAATTTGCGCAGTCAGTTTAAGAGTGATGTTGAGTCCTTGTCTCGTGAGCGGGAGGAATTTTTAGGCAAGATGGAGCTTGAACATTCAGATTGGTTCTGCAAGATTCAGCAAGAAAGAGAGGATTTTGTGAGAGACATCATGATTCAGAGGAAGGAATTAGAAAATTGTATTGATAAAAGACGAGAGGAAATTGAAACTTATTtaaaagaaagggagggagCATTTGAACAAGAAAAGGCCAGGGAACTCCAGCATATAAATTCTCAAAAGGAATCGATTGCCAAGGAGTTGAAACGTGTCGCATCTGAGATGCAAAAGCTTAATGATGAGCGAATGGAGATTGCTCAGGACCGtgagaagagggagaaagagtgGTCTGAGATAAAGAACTCCATTGAAGCACTCAATGTTCAACGGGAGAAGCTACAGAAGCAGAGAGAATTATTGCATTTGGATAAAGAAGAAATTTATCAACAGATTCAACGCCTTAAAAAATTGGAAGATCTGGATATTGAATCCGAAAATAGGGCTCTATCTGAGACACCTAATAAATGGAGGGTTACTTTGAAAACAAACATGAATTCAGATGTTGTGCAAGATATTCATGATCCAAATGGACGGCAGGTTACTGCTAACGGTGGTTCTAAACTAAAGTTACTTTCTGAAAAGACTCCAGAGGTTTCACCTCCCACACCCATTAATCTATCCTGGGTCAGGAAATGTGCCGAGGTGATATTCAAGCGTTCTtcagaaaaaaatttagaacatGTTGAATGCAAAAACCCAGTCAAGTTTGGGAAAGTGTCAGAAGGAAATGATTTAAACTCTCCAAAGTCTGTTTATTATAGGAAAAAAAACTCCAGAGATGGTAAAAGAATTAGCATGTCAAAATGGAAAGACCTTCAAGATCCATCTGTTGCATCTCAGAAAATGGAGTCAAAGGGTCATGAGAGAACGGGAAGAAAGGAGATGCAGTCTGCGAGATCTGATTCTCTGCTTGTGGAAAGTAATGAAGGCTTGCGTATTGCCAAAATTGAAAGTAACACAAATAAGGAAGTCGGCGAACTTATTGAAGATTGTGAGGAGAAATCTGGAAATACTGACAGTGCATTGCCCCTGGGAAGAAAAAGACATAACAATGCATTATCTCATGATCAGGCCGACATGCAGTTAGAACCAAGTCAGAAGCACCAGAGAAAAACAAAGCAGAATGGGAGTGCTGATGTGGAAGGAATTGCTTCTAACTG CCTGTTTGGAATGCGAATGCCAAACTCAGATGACTGTGACTCAGCATCACTCAACCCCACATCAGGATGTGAAGAACTGCTTGTGGGGTGCAAAGATCAAGAATGTGAAAACCCCGAAGTTTCAATTCCAAAGTCACCAGAAGTTTCTCGGAATACATCTGCAGTGTCGCATTCTCATATTTTTGAAAATGGAAATTTGCATGGATCAGGAAGTTCTTTCCTTGTTGGAGATGGCATGCTATTGTCAAGTTCAAATTTTCATGAAATAAtgaagaaacaagaaaaagTAGAAGAGCAAGTGATCATTGAGGCTGAAGAACCGTCCAAGGTGATTACTAAG CCTGCAATGGAACTAATTTCCAATGATGGTGATGAAATTAAAGAGCTAGATGGATCCAACCAAGATGGTGACAATGAAGTTGAGGATGAGGAGGATGAGAATAGTTTATCGGCGAAACAGAAGTTGTGGAAATTTCTTATTACCTGA
- the LOC103713670 gene encoding protein CROWDED NUCLEI 4-like isoform X2 gives MASPRPRSSPLGPGAARSPASTVAGASPPASGAAPLGDEAIWRRLREAGFDEESVKRRDKAALVAYISMVESERYDCQHHMGLLILERKEWTSKYEQVKASAESAEVVYRNEKAAHLSAIAEARKREESLKKALGIEKECVANIEKALHDMCAESAETKIAYENKLAEVRQMMEAAQEKFDEAERKLLAAESLHAEASRSRNAALRTLQDVEAREDKLRRDRISFKFECDAKEQDINCDRQILYDRQKILHEEQERLIAAQTLLNQREEYIFERSKELSCFEKELERTRTNLEEEHRALSEEKSDLDLKIAALATREESMIKRESLLEKRECELLMLQEKIACKEHDEIKRLTDKHQSALERKRSEFEAELEHRCKMLEDEMEAKRTACEVREAELSNRENAIQEREHCIKLELSALAEKEENVAKKMKLLEEREQNLHSTQKAAEIEMQNLQKEREDMLKMKLDLENYKSSLEDEKKGLLCVQEKLELTIAERNELLVLERKLKEEIDSLRAQKMELVAEADTLKAEKEKFEIEWELIDEKREELRKEAEWVAEERKAVDRYLKDEHDSIKLEKENLRSQFKSDVESLSREREEFLGKMELEHSDWFCKIQQEREDFVRDIMIQRKELENCIDKRREEIETYLKEREGAFEQEKARELQHINSQKESIAKELKRVASEMQKLNDERMEIAQDREKREKEWSEIKNSIEALNVQREKLQKQRELLHLDKEEIYQQIQRLKKLEDLDIESENRALSETPNKWRVTLKTNMNSDVVQDIHDPNGRQVTANGGSKLKLLSEKTPEVSPPTPINLSWVRKCAEVIFKRSSEKNLEHVECKNPVKFGKVSEGNDLNSPKSVYYRKKNSRDGKRISMSKWKDLQDPSVASQKMESKGHERTGRKEMQSARSDSLLVESNEGLRIAKIESNTNKEVGELIEDCEEKSGNTDSALPLGRKRHNNALSHDQADMQLEPSQKHQRKTKQNGSADVEGIASNCLFGMRMPNSDDCDSASLNPTSGCEELLVGCKDQECENPEVSIPKSPEVSRNTSAVSHSHIFENGNLHGSGSSFLVGDGMLLSSSNFHEIMKKQEKVEEQVIIEAEEPSKPAMELISNDGDEIKELDGSNQDGDNEVEDEEDENSLSAKQKLWKFLIT, from the exons ATGGCGAGCCCGCGGCCGAGATCCTCGCCGCTGGGGCCAGGCGCCGCCCGATCGCCGGCTTCGACGGTCGCCGGAGCTTCCCCGCCGGCGAGCGGCGCGGCCCCGCTGGGGGATGAGGCGATCTGGAGGCGGCTCCGGGAGGCGGGGTTCGATGAGGAGTCGGTGAAGAGGAGGGACAAGGCTGCCCTCGTTGCCTACATCTCCATGGTCGAATCCGAG AGATATGACTGTCAACACCACATGGGGCTTCTTATATTGGAGAGGAAGGAGTGGACATCCAAATATGAACAAGTTAAAGCTTCTGCTGAGTCTGCTGAGGTTGTATACCGAAATGAGAAAGCAGCACATTTATCTGCTATAGCGGAAGCAAGGAAACGAGAAGAGAGCCTAAAGAAAGCTTTAGGAATTGAGAAAGAATGTGTTGCAAAT ATTGAGAAAGCCTTACATGATATGTGTGCTGAATCGGCTGAAACAAAAATTGCATATGAAAATAAACTGGCTGAAGTTCGTCAAATGATGGAAGCTGCACAAGAGAAATTTGATGAGGCAGAAAGAAAGTTGCTTGCAGCAGAATCCTTGCATGCAGAAGCCAGCCGGAGCCGTAATGCTGCATTAAGAACCTTACAGGATGTTGAAGCCCGTGAAGATAAGCTTAGGAGGGATCGTATTTCTTTTAAGTTTGA ATGTGATGCTAAGGAGCAAGACATTAACTGCGACAGGCAAATCCTATATGACAGGcagaaaattcttcatgagGAGCAAGAGAGGTTGATAGCAGCGCAGACCTTATTAAATCAGAGGGAGGAATATATCTTTGAAAGATCAAAAGAATTAAGCTGCTTCGAAAAAGAATTGGAAAGAACAAGAAcaaatcttgaagaagaacacagAGCTCTAAGCGAAGAAAAGTCCGATTTGGATCTAAAGATAGCTGCTCTTGCAACTAGGGAGGAG tCCATGATCAAGAGGGAATCATTGCTTGAGAAAAGAGAGTGCGAGTTGCTAATGTTACAAGAAAAGATTGCCTGCAAAGAACAT GATGAGATTAAAAGACTTACGGATAAACATCAATCTGCTCTGGAAAGGAAGAGAAGTGAATTTGAAGCTGAATTGGAACACAGATGCAAGATGTTAGAGGATGAGATGGAGGCCAAACGAACAGCTTGTGAGGTTAGGGAGGCTGAACTCAGTAACAGAGAAAATGCTATTCAGGAAAGAGAACACTGTATTAAGCTTGAGTTGAGTGCATTagcagaaaaggaagagaatgtAGCTAAAAAAATGAAATTACTGGAGGAGAGAGAACAAAATCTACATTCTACCCAAAAAGCAGCAGAAATTGAGATGCAAAATTTgcagaaggaaagagaagataTGCTGAAGATGAAACTAGACCTTGAGAATTATAAATCTTCCCTAGAAGATGAAAAGAAAGGGCTTCTTTGTGTACAGGAGAAACTGGAGCTAACCATAGCTGAGAGAAATGAGCTTCTTGTTCTGGAAAGAAAACTTAAAGAAGAAATTGATAGTCTTAGAGCCCAAAAAATGGAACTTGTAGCTGAAGCTGATACATTGAAGGCAGAAAAGGAGAAGTTTGAGATTGAGTGGGAACTAATTgatgaaaaaagagaagagttaCGGAAAGAGGCAGAATGGGTTGCTGAAGAGAGAAAAGCAGTGGACCGGTACCTTAAAGATGAACATGATAGCATTAAATTGGAGAAGGAAAATTTGCGCAGTCAGTTTAAGAGTGATGTTGAGTCCTTGTCTCGTGAGCGGGAGGAATTTTTAGGCAAGATGGAGCTTGAACATTCAGATTGGTTCTGCAAGATTCAGCAAGAAAGAGAGGATTTTGTGAGAGACATCATGATTCAGAGGAAGGAATTAGAAAATTGTATTGATAAAAGACGAGAGGAAATTGAAACTTATTtaaaagaaagggagggagCATTTGAACAAGAAAAGGCCAGGGAACTCCAGCATATAAATTCTCAAAAGGAATCGATTGCCAAGGAGTTGAAACGTGTCGCATCTGAGATGCAAAAGCTTAATGATGAGCGAATGGAGATTGCTCAGGACCGtgagaagagggagaaagagtgGTCTGAGATAAAGAACTCCATTGAAGCACTCAATGTTCAACGGGAGAAGCTACAGAAGCAGAGAGAATTATTGCATTTGGATAAAGAAGAAATTTATCAACAGATTCAACGCCTTAAAAAATTGGAAGATCTGGATATTGAATCCGAAAATAGGGCTCTATCTGAGACACCTAATAAATGGAGGGTTACTTTGAAAACAAACATGAATTCAGATGTTGTGCAAGATATTCATGATCCAAATGGACGGCAGGTTACTGCTAACGGTGGTTCTAAACTAAAGTTACTTTCTGAAAAGACTCCAGAGGTTTCACCTCCCACACCCATTAATCTATCCTGGGTCAGGAAATGTGCCGAGGTGATATTCAAGCGTTCTtcagaaaaaaatttagaacatGTTGAATGCAAAAACCCAGTCAAGTTTGGGAAAGTGTCAGAAGGAAATGATTTAAACTCTCCAAAGTCTGTTTATTATAGGAAAAAAAACTCCAGAGATGGTAAAAGAATTAGCATGTCAAAATGGAAAGACCTTCAAGATCCATCTGTTGCATCTCAGAAAATGGAGTCAAAGGGTCATGAGAGAACGGGAAGAAAGGAGATGCAGTCTGCGAGATCTGATTCTCTGCTTGTGGAAAGTAATGAAGGCTTGCGTATTGCCAAAATTGAAAGTAACACAAATAAGGAAGTCGGCGAACTTATTGAAGATTGTGAGGAGAAATCTGGAAATACTGACAGTGCATTGCCCCTGGGAAGAAAAAGACATAACAATGCATTATCTCATGATCAGGCCGACATGCAGTTAGAACCAAGTCAGAAGCACCAGAGAAAAACAAAGCAGAATGGGAGTGCTGATGTGGAAGGAATTGCTTCTAACTG CCTGTTTGGAATGCGAATGCCAAACTCAGATGACTGTGACTCAGCATCACTCAACCCCACATCAGGATGTGAAGAACTGCTTGTGGGGTGCAAAGATCAAGAATGTGAAAACCCCGAAGTTTCAATTCCAAAGTCACCAGAAGTTTCTCGGAATACATCTGCAGTGTCGCATTCTCATATTTTTGAAAATGGAAATTTGCATGGATCAGGAAGTTCTTTCCTTGTTGGAGATGGCATGCTATTGTCAAGTTCAAATTTTCATGAAATAAtgaagaaacaagaaaaagTAGAAGAGCAAGTGATCATTGAGGCTGAAGAACCGTCCAAG CCTGCAATGGAACTAATTTCCAATGATGGTGATGAAATTAAAGAGCTAGATGGATCCAACCAAGATGGTGACAATGAAGTTGAGGATGAGGAGGATGAGAATAGTTTATCGGCGAAACAGAAGTTGTGGAAATTTCTTATTACCTGA